Proteins encoded together in one Parcubacteria group bacterium window:
- a CDS encoding metal ABC transporter permease: MDILYFLQYAFIQKAFLAGSFVAITCAVLGMFLVLRKMSLIGDGLSHVSFGAIALGLFFGFYPFYIAVPIVMIGALIILKITERARVYGDAAIGIVSAVGIAGGVILASASNGFNIDLFSYLFGNILAISTTEVFLSIILSFVVLITIYFFYWDLFSATFDEEYAKTTGIKTHLINTILAILTAITVVLSIKVVGVMLVSALLIFPAVTALQIAKGFKKAILYAVMFSLLSVLIGITISFFLDFPAGATIVMVNALFFGITFLYKKLA; this comes from the coding sequence ATGGATATATTATATTTTTTACAATACGCATTCATACAAAAAGCGTTCCTCGCAGGATCTTTTGTCGCGATCACCTGTGCTGTATTGGGCATGTTTCTGGTCCTGCGCAAGATGTCATTGATCGGCGATGGTCTTTCCCATGTCAGCTTTGGTGCCATCGCTCTTGGCTTATTTTTTGGCTTTTATCCTTTTTATATCGCTGTTCCCATTGTCATGATCGGCGCTCTGATCATCCTAAAAATCACAGAAAGAGCCCGCGTTTACGGTGACGCGGCAATCGGGATCGTTTCCGCCGTCGGCATTGCCGGTGGCGTGATTTTGGCGAGTGCATCCAACGGATTTAATATTGATCTATTCAGTTATCTTTTTGGCAATATCCTTGCAATCAGCACAACGGAAGTATTCTTGTCGATCATTCTTTCTTTTGTCGTACTCATAACCATTTATTTTTTTTATTGGGATCTTTTTTCCGCCACATTCGATGAAGAATACGCCAAAACAACAGGCATCAAAACCCACCTGATCAATACGATCCTTGCGATCCTTACAGCGATCACTGTCGTTCTTTCTATCAAAGTCGTTGGCGTTATGCTGGTTTCTGCGTTGCTCATTTTTCCGGCGGTCACAGCATTGCAGATCGCCAAGGGTTTTAAAAAGGCGATTTTGTATGCAGTGATGTTTTCTCTTCTCTCGGTTTTGATCGGTATCACGATATCGTTTTTTCTCGACTTCCCCGCCGGCGCAACGATCGTCATGGTCAATGCACTTTTCTTTGGTATAACATTTCTCTACAAGAAACTCGCCTGA
- a CDS encoding adenylosuccinate synthetase, giving the protein MRKDLYDMLLNYFFTGSVISVYCNQWGDTGKGKILDLLMAIARIGERPMGADNCGHTIVANGQKIVTHMIPSSIVHDALGIVSVIGRGVAFNPLTARRELEMLMDSGVTWENLKISFRAKLTMPYHILFDRLSEARANPDKKIGTTGRGVGPVFQDHVGRTGLCVRDMLDADVMCQKLQHVLPDRITFLKTLDPMLIKELLHHDDLENGLFFHPTEMLDIDAIIVRYLEHGKFFNAVITDAEKYVRSHVGKVTIALEGAQGAILDIDDGSYPFVTSSRCTVAGLAHGAGLREGDITHKIGVVKAYQTRVGAGCMPTEIGGHNAVEIFVRDYKRYSATSDFSLLINDPDPIIQGAAIGRVGGEFGATTGRLRRIGWLDLVALRYAVELNGPDVSITKLDVLTGIKKIPVCVGYTYRGLSNPAIGLEHDQILTVMMPENDILEQCEPIYEILDGWDEDISGVTTYHDLPEKAQYYLDFIEMRADVNIVLISVGPDREQTFFA; this is encoded by the coding sequence ATGAGAAAGGATCTGTATGACATGCTATTGAATTATTTTTTTACTGGATCGGTGATCTCTGTGTACTGCAATCAGTGGGGAGACACTGGAAAGGGAAAGATCTTGGATCTGCTTATGGCAATTGCTAGAATCGGTGAGCGTCCGATGGGTGCGGATAATTGTGGACATACGATCGTTGCCAACGGACAAAAGATCGTTACACACATGATCCCATCATCGATCGTGCATGATGCACTGGGCATTGTGTCAGTGATTGGACGCGGCGTTGCATTCAATCCGCTTACTGCGCGCAGAGAACTTGAGATGCTTATGGATTCTGGAGTGACATGGGAAAATCTGAAGATCTCATTTCGCGCAAAGCTCACAATGCCGTATCATATTTTATTTGATCGCTTAAGCGAAGCACGTGCCAATCCTGACAAAAAAATTGGTACGACAGGACGTGGTGTGGGACCAGTCTTTCAAGATCATGTTGGACGCACGGGACTTTGTGTGCGTGACATGTTGGACGCGGACGTGATGTGTCAAAAGTTGCAGCATGTGTTGCCAGACAGGATCACATTTCTCAAAACACTTGATCCAATGCTGATCAAAGAGCTCCTGCATCATGATGATCTGGAGAATGGTCTCTTCTTTCATCCAACGGAAATGTTGGATATAGATGCGATCATTGTACGATATCTCGAGCATGGAAAATTTTTCAACGCTGTGATCACTGATGCGGAAAAATATGTCCGGTCTCACGTTGGAAAAGTGACAATCGCACTAGAAGGTGCGCAAGGTGCGATTCTCGATATTGATGATGGTTCATATCCATTTGTGACATCATCCAGATGCACTGTTGCCGGATTGGCACATGGGGCAGGTTTGAGAGAAGGGGATATCACACATAAGATTGGTGTGGTCAAAGCATATCAGACTCGCGTTGGTGCAGGATGTATGCCTACAGAGATCGGTGGACACAATGCTGTGGAAATCTTTGTACGTGATTACAAAAGATACTCTGCTACATCTGATTTTTCACTGCTGATCAATGATCCGGATCCTATAATTCAAGGTGCCGCAATCGGTCGTGTTGGCGGAGAATTTGGAGCCACAACAGGGCGCTTGCGTCGCATTGGTTGGCTCGATCTTGTCGCGCTACGGTATGCAGTGGAACTCAATGGTCCGGATGTTTCAATTACCAAGCTTGATGTTTTGACTGGAATTAAAAAGATCCCTGTGTGTGTAGGATATACATATCGCGGTCTAAGTAATCCTGCCATTGGCTTGGAGCATGACCAGATTTTGACAGTTATGATGCCAGAAAATGATATTTTAGAACAATGCGAGCCGATCTATGAGATCCTCGATGGTTGGGATGAGGATATCAGTGGCGTAACAACTTATCATGACCTGCCAGAAAAGGCTCAGTACTATCTCGATTTTATCGAAATGCGTGCCGATGTGAATATTGTCCTCATCAGTGTTGGCCCAGATCGTGAACAAACTTTTTTCGCGTAA
- a CDS encoding MFS transporter yields the protein MTALNKTKHRDPYLPPVFLFGLVIFFWTIFDCMLTYITPILMEENGFSIGMIGLIIGTSSISGAFFDFLICKFFKNADFRHMFWLMFVVCASYPLLLSQANGVWFYLFVMAVWGLYYDLSGFGTFNFIGRYTKKSDHASHFGVVQIFRALGSVLAPLIVGFVIVSAIDWRVFAVSWIFLGIGLGLFIILLFLMYIHGRKDVHVTAHKEQKHKSLFREIDLWKKLGKIMTPVLCVTFFLSFVDAFFWTLAPLYVETIDLGKFGGLFLTAYILPALFVGWIVGNVTRRFGKKRTALLGILIGSTILTSFVHVSYAPFAIITIFVAACFISIALPAINAAYADYISEAPCVDSEIEGVEDLSFNSGYIFGPVFAGVLAGLLGIPGAFSVLGLIGVVLAAVLLVVTPKNILIRIK from the coding sequence ATGACAGCATTAAATAAGACCAAACATCGTGACCCATATTTACCACCTGTTTTTTTGTTCGGATTGGTGATCTTTTTTTGGACGATCTTTGATTGCATGCTGACATATATCACGCCGATCCTTATGGAAGAAAACGGTTTTTCTATCGGCATGATCGGGTTGATCATCGGGACATCATCGATCAGTGGTGCGTTCTTTGATTTTTTGATCTGCAAATTTTTCAAGAATGCGGATTTTCGCCATATGTTCTGGCTTATGTTTGTCGTTTGTGCTTCGTATCCGCTGTTGCTTTCGCAAGCAAATGGCGTATGGTTTTATCTTTTTGTGATGGCAGTCTGGGGATTATACTATGACCTGAGCGGTTTTGGGACATTTAATTTTATCGGTCGCTATACCAAAAAATCCGATCACGCATCGCACTTTGGTGTTGTGCAGATCTTCCGTGCGTTGGGCAGTGTCTTGGCACCGCTCATTGTCGGTTTTGTGATCGTGTCTGCAATCGATTGGCGCGTATTTGCAGTGAGTTGGATCTTTTTGGGTATTGGACTCGGACTTTTTATCATCCTGCTCTTTCTCATGTATATACACGGCAGAAAAGATGTGCATGTGACGGCACACAAGGAGCAAAAACATAAAAGTCTTTTTCGAGAGATTGATTTGTGGAAAAAGTTAGGCAAAATCATGACGCCGGTTCTCTGTGTCACGTTCTTTCTTTCTTTTGTGGATGCATTTTTCTGGACGTTGGCACCACTCTATGTGGAGACGATCGATCTTGGTAAATTTGGCGGGTTGTTTTTGACAGCGTACATCCTTCCGGCGCTTTTTGTCGGGTGGATCGTGGGGAATGTCACGCGACGTTTTGGGAAAAAACGGACGGCACTTCTCGGTATACTGATCGGGTCAACGATTTTAACATCTTTTGTCCATGTGTCATACGCACCGTTTGCAATTATCACAATTTTTGTCGCTGCGTGTTTTATCAGTATTGCATTGCCGGCGATTAATGCGGCATATGCGGACTATATTTCCGAAGCGCCATGCGTAGATAGTGAGATTGAAGGTGTGGAAGATTTATCTTTCAATTCCGGGTATATTTTTGGGCCGGTCTTTGCAGGTGTTCTGGCCGGTCTTCTCGGTATTCCGGGAGCATTTAGTGTTTTGGGTCTTATTGGGGTGGTACTTGCGGCAGTGTTGCTTGTCGTGACGCCAAAAAATATTTTGATACGAATAAAATAA
- a CDS encoding transcriptional repressor: MNLDLILTKVRACGGRISPVRKAIIHSLLTKDCLVSHANIVTQLKKHHLTPDRSTIFRELRFLTAHNIICKSTIADVDYYEIPHDHHHHLICLHCDKITKVVMKDHIKCTSAHIARKNHFTITGHSLEFYGYCAQCRA, translated from the coding sequence ATGAATCTTGATCTCATCCTCACAAAGGTCCGCGCATGTGGTGGCCGCATTTCTCCTGTGCGCAAAGCGATCATTCATAGTTTACTGACAAAAGATTGTCTCGTATCTCATGCCAATATCGTCACGCAGCTCAAGAAGCACCACCTCACACCGGACCGTTCCACGATCTTTCGTGAATTGCGCTTTCTTACAGCACACAACATCATCTGCAAAAGTACGATCGCCGATGTTGATTATTACGAGATCCCCCACGACCATCATCATCACCTCATCTGCCTCCATTGTGACAAGATCACAAAAGTTGTCATGAAAGATCATATAAAATGCACTTCTGCGCACATCGCACGCAAAAATCATTTTACGATCACCGGACATTCCTTGGAGTTTTACGGCTATTGCGCGCAATGCCGTGCATAA
- the amrB gene encoding AmmeMemoRadiSam system protein B — protein sequence MQKKYHWIGYLLPPLVVIGGFFAVRFMVQRSFVNEERFGQGNEKVLRSFYDNASLYTSTCDDVLPTSHVIAGITSHHFLAQGLITNFFCGVENIPRHVIIVSPDHFNRFHDQKTIAYVTALSWDTPFGAVANDTALFERIDTLPGVEINNTPFFMEHGVYTLVPFVAKYFSGVEVTSLVVNAKADQEMLSALGKEIRHMADDDTILVVSSDFSHHGDVQTTLSRDEKSLDALAHFSSETVDDIICDCPSCMVFLRGYVGDDRAFVVRDHKNSMDYSGADTDITSYVSGYFVLKDPIFVGKKR from the coding sequence ATGCAAAAAAAATATCATTGGATCGGATATTTACTCCCACCGCTTGTTGTGATCGGTGGGTTTTTTGCCGTTCGTTTTATGGTGCAAAGATCTTTTGTGAATGAGGAGAGATTTGGACAGGGGAATGAAAAAGTATTGCGGAGTTTTTATGACAATGCGTCGCTGTATACGAGTACATGTGATGATGTTCTGCCAACGTCGCATGTGATCGCCGGTATCACGTCACATCATTTTTTGGCACAGGGGCTTATCACAAACTTTTTTTGTGGCGTTGAAAATATCCCACGACACGTGATCATTGTCAGTCCGGACCACTTCAATCGATTTCACGATCAAAAAACGATCGCATATGTCACAGCATTGTCATGGGATACACCGTTTGGCGCAGTGGCCAATGACACGGCTCTTTTTGAACGGATTGATACTCTGCCGGGCGTTGAAATAAATAACACCCCTTTTTTTATGGAACATGGCGTGTATACACTTGTTCCATTTGTTGCGAAATATTTCTCAGGTGTAGAAGTTACGAGTCTTGTAGTAAATGCAAAAGCCGATCAAGAAATGCTTTCTGCATTGGGAAAAGAGATACGTCACATGGCTGATGACGACACAATTCTTGTCGTAAGTTCGGATTTTAGCCATCATGGCGATGTGCAAACGACACTGTCACGGGATGAAAAGAGTCTGGATGCGCTGGCGCATTTTTCGTCGGAAACGGTCGATGATATCATATGTGATTGTCCGTCGTGCATGGTTTTCCTGCGCGGATATGTGGGCGATGACCGGGCATTTGTCGTGCGCGATCATAAAAACTCTATGGACTATAGTGGCGCGGACACAGATATTACAAGTTATGTGAGCGGATATTTCGTTCTAAAAGATCCTATTTTTGTTGGAAAAAAGAGATAA
- a CDS encoding AbrB/MazE/SpoVT family DNA-binding domain-containing protein, with protein MRKLIDKNIRKIYKKSGSYSLTIPIEIVKALNMKEGQKVAVAIKGRSIVITDWK; from the coding sequence ATGAGAAAACTCATCGACAAGAACATCCGCAAGATCTATAAAAAATCCGGCAGCTATTCGCTCACGATCCCGATCGAGATCGTAAAAGCTCTCAATATGAAAGAAGGTCAGAAAGTGGCGGTCGCGATCAAGGGGAGGAGCATCGTGATCACAGATTGGAAGTGA
- a CDS encoding cysteine peptidase family C39 domain-containing protein, with protein MNIQLHVQPFQETLHAGMCGPASLKIVLMQYGVEKTEKEFAQLCEVDANLGVTDVDIERVARSLGFSVTIKNESSMKEIAQWLEKGVPVIVDWFTRGRTDYDEDDVADGHYSVVTGLDDMHIYLQDPEVGRVRKIVREDFLRVWFDFSGEYITPDTLIIRQIIAIYR; from the coding sequence ATGAACATACAACTACATGTACAGCCATTTCAAGAGACATTGCATGCCGGTATGTGCGGACCCGCGTCTCTCAAGATCGTTTTGATGCAGTATGGTGTTGAAAAGACGGAGAAAGAATTTGCGCAACTATGCGAGGTTGATGCGAACCTTGGCGTCACCGATGTGGATATCGAAAGAGTTGCACGATCATTGGGATTTTCTGTTACGATCAAAAATGAATCATCGATGAAAGAAATCGCACAATGGCTTGAAAAAGGTGTGCCGGTAATTGTGGATTGGTTTACGCGAGGACGCACGGATTATGACGAAGATGACGTAGCGGATGGGCATTATTCCGTGGTGACGGGATTGGATGATATGCATATTTATCTACAAGATCCGGAAGTAGGACGTGTGCGAAAAATTGTCCGTGAGGATTTTCTGCGTGTGTGGTTCGATTTTTCTGGAGAATATATTACACCGGATACATTGATCATTCGGCAAATCATCGCAATCTATCGATAG
- a CDS encoding 5-fold beta-flower protein, which produces MKPVEITNSSGKTVGYLKYVHIYDLRDECIGFISGSDVIDRHQNIIGRIGCLRIYDAQNNIVGFVASTKIFTTDNKIAGTCKISTLIGGGALLLLLSKQTR; this is translated from the coding sequence ATGAAACCAGTTGAAATTACCAATTCAAGCGGTAAAACTGTCGGCTACCTAAAATATGTACACATCTATGATCTAAGAGATGAATGCATCGGTTTCATCAGCGGTTCAGACGTGATCGACCGTCATCAAAATATCATCGGTCGAATAGGTTGCCTACGGATCTATGATGCGCAAAACAACATCGTTGGATTTGTAGCTAGTACCAAAATATTCACCACAGATAATAAGATTGCCGGAACATGCAAGATTTCCACCCTCATCGGCGGAGGCGCTCTCCTGTTGTTATTATCAAAACAGACGCGATAG
- a CDS encoding metal ABC transporter ATP-binding protein gives MEKIISVDKISVQYGQNKILHDISFAIDKGDFIGLAGPNGAGKTTLVKAILGLLPIAKGTITIFGIPQRSFTGFSKIGYLPQKHTGINNLFPASVKEIVALGLLSSKKPPRNLSHTDWHKVTTALHELDIIDLQDKMISELSGGQQQKVLLARAIVAKPELLIFDEPSTALDPESRNEFFTLVQKFNKEKGLTVILITHDTGYIGSYANKLLYIDHKLIHFGPIADFCKKDATAACFEKIGEHVVWHQHT, from the coding sequence ATGGAAAAAATAATTTCTGTAGACAAAATTTCTGTCCAGTACGGACAAAATAAAATTCTCCATGATATTTCCTTTGCCATCGACAAAGGTGATTTCATCGGTCTCGCCGGACCAAACGGTGCCGGCAAAACAACACTTGTCAAAGCCATTCTCGGACTTCTGCCAATCGCAAAAGGCACGATCACCATTTTTGGAATACCACAAAGATCTTTCACGGGTTTTTCCAAGATCGGTTATCTCCCGCAAAAACATACCGGCATCAATAATCTTTTCCCCGCATCGGTCAAAGAGATCGTCGCATTGGGATTATTATCTTCAAAAAAACCACCCCGCAATCTCTCACATACGGATTGGCACAAGGTTACCACGGCACTCCATGAATTGGACATCATAGACCTACAAGACAAAATGATTTCCGAGCTCTCCGGTGGACAACAGCAAAAAGTATTGCTCGCTCGTGCGATCGTCGCAAAACCGGAACTCCTCATTTTTGATGAACCCTCCACAGCACTCGACCCGGAGTCTCGCAATGAATTTTTCACACTCGTCCAAAAATTCAACAAAGAAAAAGGTCTGACAGTGATTTTGATCACACATGACACAGGCTATATCGGCAGTTATGCGAATAAATTGCTTTATATCGACCACAAGCTCATTCATTTCGGACCAATTGCGGATTTTTGCAAAAAAGATGCTACAGCGGCATGTTTTGAGAAAATCGGAGAACACGTCGTTTGGCATCAGCACACATAA
- a CDS encoding DUF3160 domain-containing protein, with amino-acid sequence MNENEQGVQQPAETQKSSRMRVAIIVGSIVFLCMVSFGFAYYFFIQRSDQGTVNDGGSTDKDVTSGAVTGQGEVPFMTSSKFVFAPFELEETPYVAQVPSYTIAVKELPNLGAFEKATKKAFSAEQKTALEKSYFFIQKNTDRFFGDDPKAISMRTDDWTQLYDEIGGAWDAGGRLPENAVFVSSDYLLHVYHRLLEKEFEYIEQKEFYPRLVTLSQTLLENSITAYNKSNEQDKKESYQRLIAYFLVPTAILESAYEDFSAENFTNTQSDAAERIMANVEKRRASIPERSYNDAKAEITLIMAAKEIQDSPLYGAYRQAQGVAMPEDYTQFGPRSHYNKNAVLRTYFRAMMWYGRQNLLASSPELTRDAMNITLMMQDAQLRKAWDDIYIPTAFFVGESDDLGITEYAGAMEQVFGKNIAFDTVSIAKMQEKMKNYKNPQIMSSVAVGQKVTDMTKEELQNTTKGFRFMGQRFTPDAFVFSTLTQGDEKPDPETGEKLPSMPTALQVMTVLGNDTAQPLTDQWIAQNAPASKNVLAKKMGQLEQHFGALDDKAWTQNIYWSWLYTITSLFRNHENLAGYPMFVQSAQWDKKNLQSALGSWTELKHDTLLYAKQSYAEMGAGFNEETPPPVPKGYVEPNIEFYDRLLALTKMTRTGLESRQLLPNEFVGRTDSFVASVNFFRDIAVKELANQTISDDEFERLRREPAQLNSVIRPLPGEDGTEDQARAALIADVHTDMISGEILYEATGIPNYIYVAVKDANGVRLTKGLVYAYYEFTHPIGERLTDEKWKEWQYANDQTQVSPVPTWTQELVK; translated from the coding sequence ATGAACGAGAACGAGCAAGGTGTGCAACAGCCTGCGGAAACACAAAAGTCATCACGGATGCGCGTAGCTATTATCGTCGGGAGTATTGTTTTTTTGTGCATGGTTTCGTTTGGCTTTGCGTATTACTTTTTTATACAAAGAAGCGATCAGGGAACTGTGAATGATGGAGGATCGACCGACAAGGATGTCACCTCCGGTGCGGTGACCGGACAGGGAGAAGTGCCTTTTATGACGTCCAGTAAATTTGTTTTTGCGCCGTTTGAACTGGAGGAGACGCCGTATGTTGCGCAAGTGCCATCATATACGATCGCTGTGAAAGAACTGCCAAATCTCGGTGCATTTGAAAAAGCAACCAAAAAGGCGTTTAGCGCAGAGCAAAAGACCGCATTGGAAAAAAGTTATTTTTTCATACAAAAAAATACAGATCGGTTTTTTGGCGATGATCCGAAAGCGATCAGTATGCGCACGGATGATTGGACGCAGTTGTATGATGAGATCGGAGGCGCATGGGATGCGGGAGGGCGTCTGCCGGAAAATGCGGTGTTCGTGAGCAGTGATTATCTGTTGCATGTGTATCATCGGTTATTGGAAAAAGAATTCGAATACATCGAACAAAAAGAATTTTATCCACGCTTGGTCACATTGAGTCAGACACTTCTCGAGAATTCAATTACGGCATACAACAAGAGCAATGAACAGGATAAGAAAGAGAGTTACCAACGTCTGATCGCATACTTCTTGGTGCCGACGGCAATTTTGGAATCTGCGTATGAGGATTTTTCTGCTGAGAATTTTACCAATACGCAGAGTGACGCAGCAGAGCGGATCATGGCAAATGTGGAGAAGCGTCGTGCATCCATTCCGGAAAGATCATACAATGATGCAAAGGCGGAGATTACATTGATCATGGCGGCAAAAGAAATACAAGATTCACCGTTGTATGGCGCGTATCGCCAGGCGCAGGGTGTTGCGATGCCGGAGGATTACACGCAGTTTGGTCCGCGTAGTCATTACAATAAAAATGCTGTACTTCGCACCTACTTTCGTGCAATGATGTGGTATGGGCGACAGAACTTGTTGGCAAGCAGTCCGGAATTGACGCGGGATGCGATGAATATCACGCTCATGATGCAGGACGCGCAGTTGCGTAAGGCATGGGACGATATCTATATCCCGACAGCATTTTTTGTCGGGGAGAGCGACGACTTGGGCATCACGGAATATGCCGGTGCGATGGAGCAGGTTTTTGGCAAAAATATCGCATTTGATACGGTGAGCATCGCCAAGATGCAAGAGAAAATGAAGAATTATAAAAATCCACAAATTATGTCATCGGTTGCCGTGGGTCAAAAAGTGACAGATATGACAAAGGAAGAATTGCAAAACACCACCAAAGGTTTCCGTTTCATGGGACAGAGGTTTACGCCGGACGCATTTGTCTTTTCCACATTGACACAAGGTGATGAAAAGCCGGATCCGGAAACAGGTGAGAAATTGCCATCAATGCCGACGGCATTGCAGGTGATGACGGTATTGGGCAATGATACGGCGCAACCACTTACGGATCAGTGGATCGCACAAAATGCGCCCGCATCAAAAAATGTTCTTGCAAAAAAAATGGGTCAACTGGAACAACATTTTGGCGCACTTGATGATAAGGCATGGACGCAAAATATTTATTGGTCATGGTTGTATACGATCACGTCGCTCTTTAGAAATCATGAGAATCTCGCAGGATATCCGATGTTTGTGCAAAGCGCGCAGTGGGACAAAAAGAACCTGCAGAGCGCACTTGGCTCATGGACAGAGCTTAAGCACGATACGCTTCTCTATGCAAAACAATCCTATGCGGAAATGGGCGCGGGATTCAATGAGGAGACGCCACCACCTGTGCCGAAGGGGTATGTCGAGCCAAATATCGAGTTTTATGATCGCTTACTGGCTTTGACAAAGATGACGCGTACCGGTTTGGAAAGTCGACAATTATTGCCAAATGAGTTTGTCGGACGTACGGATAGTTTTGTCGCGAGTGTAAATTTTTTCCGCGACATTGCGGTTAAAGAATTGGCAAATCAAACGATCAGCGATGACGAGTTTGAGCGATTGCGCAGGGAGCCGGCACAACTCAATAGCGTGATCCGTCCACTGCCGGGTGAAGACGGTACAGAAGACCAAGCACGTGCGGCACTCATTGCAGATGTGCATACGGATATGATTTCGGGGGAGATCCTCTATGAAGCAACAGGGATCCCAAATTATATCTATGTCGCGGTCAAAGATGCAAACGGTGTGCGTCTGACCAAGGGGTTGGTGTATGCATATTATGAATTCACACATCCAATCGGCGAACGGTTGACGGATGAAAAGTGGAAAGAGTGGCAATATGCAAATGATCAAACACAGGTATCGCCTGTGCCGACGTGGACACAAGAACTCGTCAAATAA
- a CDS encoding metal ABC transporter substrate-binding protein codes for MKQKIFIAIIVILALIAVVFLLKSNQKKESPSARISVVTTLFPLYDFAKNVGGDHVDVSLLLPPGVEAHSFEPTPSDIITINRSDVFVYTGAFMEPWVEDVIAGMQNDTVTIVNTSAHIALINENEDHGDESSHSGIDPHVWLDFDNAQKMVDAITDALAQKDPTHAGDYRTNAVQYKETLAQLDHTYATTLAQCRRRDIVYGGHYAFGYMSKKYDLRYEAAYGISPNAEPSAQDLAQLVEQIKKNGITTIFYEDLLNPKIAETLARETNTKLLALTPAGNISKEDYQTGTTFVMLMEKNLQNLAQGLSCN; via the coding sequence ATGAAACAAAAGATCTTTATCGCCATCATTGTGATCCTCGCACTCATTGCCGTTGTATTCTTACTCAAAAGCAATCAAAAAAAAGAATCCCCTTCTGCGCGTATTTCCGTCGTGACCACGCTATTTCCACTCTATGACTTTGCAAAAAATGTCGGCGGTGATCATGTCGATGTGTCCCTCCTTCTCCCGCCGGGCGTTGAAGCACACTCTTTTGAACCAACACCCAGCGACATCATCACGATCAACCGGTCCGATGTGTTCGTATATACAGGCGCATTCATGGAGCCCTGGGTGGAGGATGTGATCGCCGGCATGCAAAATGACACCGTTACCATTGTAAATACAAGCGCACATATTGCATTGATCAACGAGAATGAGGATCATGGTGACGAATCATCCCATAGCGGTATTGATCCGCATGTCTGGCTCGATTTTGACAATGCGCAAAAAATGGTGGATGCGATCACGGATGCGCTTGCGCAAAAAGACCCTACACATGCCGGCGACTATCGCACCAATGCCGTGCAGTACAAAGAAACGCTTGCACAATTGGATCACACATATGCAACAACGCTTGCACAATGCCGGCGGAGAGACATCGTCTACGGCGGTCATTATGCATTCGGATACATGAGCAAAAAATATGATCTCCGCTATGAAGCAGCATATGGCATTTCACCGAATGCGGAACCCTCGGCACAAGACCTTGCGCAACTTGTGGAACAAATCAAAAAAAATGGTATCACAACGATATTTTATGAGGATCTCCTCAATCCAAAGATCGCTGAAACATTGGCGCGAGAAACAAACACAAAACTCCTCGCATTGACTCCGGCAGGAAACATTTCAAAAGAGGATTACCAAACTGGCACAACGTTTGTCATGCTTATGGAAAAAAATTTACAAAACCTCGCGCAGGGATTATCATGTAACTAA